One region of Pseudomonas glycinae genomic DNA includes:
- a CDS encoding 4Fe-4S dicluster domain-containing protein yields the protein MAYQAQEIFFRSNAPVTVDEDKCIAEKGCTVCVDVCPMDLLAINPATQKAYMAFDECWYCMPCEKDCPTGAVKVDIPYLLR from the coding sequence ATGGCCTACCAAGCCCAGGAAATCTTCTTCCGCTCCAATGCCCCCGTCACCGTGGACGAGGACAAATGCATCGCCGAAAAGGGCTGCACCGTGTGCGTCGACGTCTGCCCGATGGACCTGCTGGCGATCAACCCGGCCACGCAAAAGGCCTACATGGCCTTCGATGAATGCTGGTACTGCATGCCGTGCGAAAAGGACTGCCCGACTGGCGCCGTCAAAGTGGACATCCCTTACTTACTGCGTTGA
- a CDS encoding HEAT repeat domain-containing protein: MTSFFAVTDNDDILALQPRLTADDAGVRRIALIDLADLEEPDGLLWLVERLAEDPAEEVRAEAARLLEAWEDEPVVEALCQALTDPSPAVQAAAAQSLSLLKTEAAGRVILPWTAHAETGVRIAAFRALRELRFSGAASAAIQALNDADASVRREAVGVLGWLKQLDALPALARLASDDPDTEVRRAATGALGLASDAEVLPALRQALQDQAWQVREEAATTLGKVGHTDAGPALIEALADDYWQVRLRATRSLGRLKYVAALDALIDTLGHRISNLRKEAALALGELNDRGAVAALQAAQDDGDPEVRKAVRIALSQLQ, from the coding sequence GTGACCTCATTTTTTGCTGTGACCGATAACGACGACATTCTTGCCCTGCAACCACGCCTGACCGCCGATGACGCCGGTGTACGGCGGATTGCCCTGATCGATCTGGCTGACCTCGAAGAACCGGACGGTCTGCTCTGGCTGGTCGAACGTCTGGCCGAAGACCCCGCCGAAGAAGTGCGTGCCGAAGCGGCGCGTTTGCTGGAGGCCTGGGAAGACGAGCCGGTGGTTGAAGCGCTGTGCCAGGCACTGACGGATCCGTCGCCGGCGGTGCAGGCCGCTGCGGCGCAGAGCCTGAGTCTGCTCAAGACCGAAGCGGCGGGCAGGGTGATTCTACCGTGGACCGCCCATGCCGAAACCGGCGTGCGGATTGCCGCGTTCCGGGCCTTGCGCGAGTTGCGTTTCTCCGGCGCTGCGTCGGCCGCGATTCAGGCGCTGAACGATGCCGACGCCAGTGTCCGCCGCGAAGCCGTCGGCGTACTTGGCTGGCTCAAGCAACTCGACGCGTTGCCGGCACTGGCCCGCCTGGCGAGTGATGACCCGGACACCGAAGTACGTCGCGCCGCCACCGGCGCCCTGGGCCTGGCAAGTGACGCCGAAGTGCTGCCCGCATTGCGCCAGGCCTTGCAGGATCAGGCCTGGCAAGTGCGCGAAGAAGCCGCGACCACCCTTGGCAAGGTCGGCCATACCGACGCGGGCCCGGCGCTGATCGAAGCCTTGGCCGACGACTACTGGCAGGTACGCCTGCGCGCCACCCGCAGCCTCGGGCGCCTCAAGTACGTCGCGGCCCTCGACGCGTTGATCGACACCCTCGGCCATCGCATCAGCAACCTGCGCAAGGAAGCCGCGCTGGCCCTCGGCGAACTGAACGATCGCGGGGCCGTGGCCGCGTTGCAGGCCGCGCAGGACGACGGCGACCCGGAAGTGCGCAAAGCCGTGCGGATTGCCTTGAGTCAGCTGCAATGA
- a CDS encoding TorF family putative porin produces the protein MKALPLLALTSLSLLPLSSHSIPLNDDFAVLVDLTLASDYRTRGISQTQNDPAVQAGLTLAHSSGLYLGAWSSNVDFGGGLKTRQEVDYYAGWLWQATEAVSLDLGYIKYAYPKESQFNQSEVYSTLSAYGVKLAAYYSSDAPGIDSKQSSLYSYIGYETELPFDSGLKLRYGNMDFKDPHMYSASGHSEESYREWEVKLTHNLAGVVLGLSYIDTDLSQSQCLSSWGFKDVCTATVVASVSKSF, from the coding sequence ATGAAAGCCTTGCCCCTGCTCGCCCTCACTTCCTTGAGCCTGCTGCCTTTGAGCAGCCACTCAATCCCCCTGAACGATGATTTCGCGGTGCTGGTCGACCTGACCCTGGCCAGCGACTACCGCACCCGCGGCATCTCCCAGACCCAGAACGACCCGGCCGTGCAGGCCGGTCTGACCCTGGCCCACAGCAGCGGCCTGTACCTTGGCGCCTGGAGTTCGAACGTCGATTTCGGTGGCGGCCTGAAAACCCGTCAGGAAGTCGATTACTACGCCGGTTGGCTGTGGCAGGCGACCGAGGCCGTGAGCCTGGATCTGGGCTACATCAAATACGCGTATCCCAAGGAGAGCCAGTTCAACCAGAGCGAGGTGTATTCGACTCTCAGCGCCTACGGCGTGAAACTCGCGGCCTATTACTCCAGTGACGCGCCGGGCATCGACAGCAAACAGAGTTCGCTCTACAGCTACATCGGCTATGAAACCGAATTGCCGTTCGATTCCGGGCTGAAGCTGCGCTACGGCAACATGGACTTCAAGGATCCGCATATGTATTCGGCGTCCGGCCATAGCGAAGAGTCCTACCGGGAGTGGGAAGTCAAACTGACCCACAACCTGGCCGGCGTGGTGCTCGGCCTGAGCTACATCGACACCGACCTTTCGCAGAGCCAGTGTCTGAGCAGTTGGGGCTTCAAGGACGTGTGCACGGCGACGGTCGTCGCCAGCGTCAGCAAATCCTTCTGA
- a CDS encoding Gfo/Idh/MocA family protein, with amino-acid sequence MNVVRWGMIGCGSVAERKSGPAFYKAPGSALVAVMGRRLEAVTEYAARHGIARTYTDVDALINDPEVDAVYIATPPDSHHAYSLKVAAAGKHCCVEKPMALNAGQSREMQQAFADAGLHLFVSYYRRSLPRFQQVRQWLEQGRIGQVRHLSWTLTKAPSPKDLDGSANWRIDPAVAGGGYFADLASHGFDLFQYLLGDIVEVAGFTARQAGLYAAEDAVSASWRFASGALGMGCWNFVADRREDRVEIIGSQGRIGFSVFDEHPVELHADEDISLEIPHHEHIQWHHVLGMNAQIRGESRHPAIAAEALKTDWVMDQILKRH; translated from the coding sequence ATGAACGTGGTGCGTTGGGGAATGATCGGTTGCGGCAGCGTCGCTGAACGCAAGAGCGGGCCGGCTTTCTACAAGGCGCCCGGATCGGCGTTGGTGGCGGTGATGGGGCGACGTCTCGAAGCGGTGACCGAATACGCCGCGCGCCACGGCATCGCCCGGACGTACACCGACGTCGATGCCCTGATCAACGACCCCGAGGTGGACGCGGTGTACATCGCCACGCCACCCGACAGTCACCACGCCTACAGCCTGAAGGTCGCCGCCGCCGGCAAGCATTGCTGCGTGGAAAAACCCATGGCGCTCAATGCCGGGCAAAGTCGCGAAATGCAGCAGGCGTTCGCCGATGCCGGTTTGCACCTGTTCGTCTCCTATTACCGCCGTTCGTTGCCGCGTTTCCAGCAGGTTCGGCAGTGGCTGGAGCAGGGCCGCATCGGCCAGGTGCGGCACTTGAGCTGGACGCTGACCAAGGCACCATCGCCCAAGGATCTGGACGGCAGCGCAAACTGGCGCATCGATCCGGCGGTCGCCGGGGGCGGGTATTTTGCGGATCTGGCCAGCCATGGTTTTGACCTGTTCCAGTACCTGCTCGGCGACATCGTCGAAGTCGCCGGTTTCACCGCGCGTCAGGCCGGGTTGTACGCGGCGGAGGATGCGGTCAGCGCCAGTTGGCGATTCGCCTCGGGCGCACTGGGCATGGGTTGCTGGAACTTTGTTGCGGATCGCCGTGAGGATCGGGTCGAGATCATTGGCAGCCAAGGGCGAATCGGCTTTTCGGTGTTCGACGAGCATCCGGTCGAGCTGCATGCCGACGAGGACATCAGCCTGGAAATCCCCCATCACGAACACATCCAGTGGCATCACGTACTCGGTATGAATGCGCAGATTCGCGGTGAGTCCCGGCACCCGGCAATCGCCGCCGAAGCCCTGAAGACTGATTGGGTCATGGATCAGATCCTCAAGCGCCACTGA
- a CDS encoding ABC transporter permease produces MFSRWIPRAASLLLCLLFWQLAASHHWNLGLVTFANVPTPLTVIEAALGLGDSGKLIQHLTASLSRVFAGYLAALIIGIALGLAIGRSKWAEDLLLPPLEVLRPIPAVAWIPLAILMFPSSELSMVFITFTGALFPILLNTVHGVEGVDPRLIASAKSLGAGRRAILLEVILPGAAPSIITGLAIGMGTSWFCLVTAEMISGQFGIGYYTWESYTIQNYADIVVGMLLIGVLGMGSSLLIKRLGGLFTPWHRPRGKA; encoded by the coding sequence ATGTTTTCACGCTGGATCCCCCGAGCCGCCTCATTGCTGCTCTGCCTGCTCTTCTGGCAACTCGCCGCCAGCCACCACTGGAACCTCGGCCTCGTCACCTTCGCCAACGTCCCGACCCCGCTGACCGTGATCGAAGCCGCGCTCGGCCTCGGCGACTCCGGCAAGCTCATCCAGCACCTGACCGCCAGCCTCAGTCGGGTCTTCGCCGGCTACCTTGCTGCGCTGATCATCGGTATCGCCCTGGGCCTGGCCATCGGCCGTTCGAAGTGGGCCGAAGACCTGCTGCTGCCACCGCTGGAAGTACTGCGCCCAATCCCCGCCGTGGCATGGATTCCACTGGCCATCCTGATGTTCCCATCCTCCGAACTGTCGATGGTCTTCATCACCTTCACCGGCGCGCTGTTCCCGATTCTGCTCAACACCGTGCACGGCGTCGAGGGCGTCGACCCGCGCCTGATTGCCTCGGCCAAAAGCCTCGGGGCCGGGCGTCGGGCGATCCTGCTGGAAGTGATCCTGCCGGGTGCCGCACCGAGCATCATCACCGGCCTCGCCATCGGCATGGGCACCTCGTGGTTCTGTCTGGTGACCGCCGAAATGATCTCCGGCCAGTTCGGCATCGGTTACTACACCTGGGAGTCCTACACCATCCAGAACTACGCCGACATCGTGGTCGGCATGTTGCTGATCGGCGTGTTGGGCATGGGCAGCAGCCTGCTGATCAAACGCCTGGGCGGGCTGTTCACGCCCTGGCATCGACCACGAGGAAAAGCCTGA
- a CDS encoding GntR family transcriptional regulator: MTDNVLSLSSVPLHTQLRDVLRTRILDGEYPQDSQMPSESELGTLFKVSRITVRQALGDLQKEGLIFKIHGKGTFVAKPKTFQNVSTLQGLAESMTGRGYEVINRLRSFKFIAADKLVAERLQVAEGETVAQIKRVRLINREPISLEITYLPKAVGERLEKADLVTRDIFLILENDCGIALGHADLAIDAVLADSDLTQALNVEAGSPIMRIERLTHDANSQPLDFEHLYYRGDAFQYRLRIDRQKGA; encoded by the coding sequence ATGACCGATAACGTTCTCTCCTTAAGCAGCGTTCCTCTGCACACCCAACTGCGCGACGTATTGCGTACCCGAATTCTCGACGGCGAATACCCGCAGGACAGCCAGATGCCGTCCGAAAGCGAGCTTGGCACGCTGTTCAAGGTCAGCCGCATCACCGTGCGCCAGGCCCTGGGCGATCTGCAGAAAGAAGGGCTGATCTTCAAGATCCACGGCAAAGGCACCTTCGTCGCCAAACCCAAGACCTTCCAGAACGTCAGCACCCTGCAAGGCCTCGCCGAGTCCATGACCGGCCGTGGCTACGAGGTGATCAACCGCCTGCGCAGCTTCAAATTCATCGCCGCCGACAAACTGGTCGCCGAGCGTTTGCAGGTTGCCGAAGGCGAAACTGTTGCGCAGATCAAACGCGTACGGCTGATCAATCGCGAGCCGATTTCGCTGGAAATCACCTACCTGCCCAAGGCGGTCGGCGAGCGTCTGGAGAAGGCCGATCTGGTCACCCGCGACATCTTCCTGATCCTCGAGAACGACTGCGGCATCGCCCTCGGCCATGCCGATCTGGCCATCGACGCGGTGCTGGCCGACAGCGACCTGACTCAGGCGCTGAACGTCGAGGCTGGCTCGCCGATCATGCGCATCGAGCGTCTGACCCACGACGCCAACAGTCAGCCGCTGGACTTCGAACACCTTTACTACCGTGGCGATGCGTTCCAGTACCGCCTGCGGATCGACCGGCAAAAAGGGGCGTGA
- a CDS encoding ABC transporter ATP-binding protein has protein sequence MSVMQTPEGRIDIRQLSIVLGEGRQAFEAVQGLDCQIEPGQFVCILGPSGCGKSTLLGALAGHLQPHGGQLKVDGTDVSGPSPQRGMVFQHHTLFPWRTVRDNVAFGLKMRGIGKVERHRAADEILKLVGLEGFAERWPDQLSGGMQQRVEIARVLVNRPRLLLMDEPFGALDALTRLNMQELLLDIWTRIRTTVVFVTHDIDEALFLADRLLVMSARPGRIIEDLRLDFPRPRTTELVTSHEFSRLKRHCLDLLRHDNDRPLPRLNPLGLPPENSLPRFAL, from the coding sequence ATGAGCGTGATGCAAACCCCGGAAGGGCGGATCGATATCCGCCAGTTATCCATCGTCCTCGGCGAAGGCCGGCAAGCGTTTGAAGCGGTGCAGGGGCTGGACTGCCAAATCGAGCCCGGCCAGTTCGTGTGCATTCTCGGCCCCTCCGGTTGCGGCAAGTCGACCTTGCTCGGCGCGCTGGCCGGGCATCTGCAGCCCCATGGCGGACAGTTGAAAGTCGACGGCACCGACGTGTCCGGCCCGTCACCGCAACGCGGCATGGTGTTCCAGCATCACACGCTGTTCCCGTGGCGCACGGTGCGCGACAACGTTGCCTTCGGCCTGAAGATGCGCGGCATCGGCAAAGTCGAGCGCCATCGCGCCGCCGATGAAATCCTCAAACTGGTCGGCCTCGAAGGTTTCGCCGAACGCTGGCCGGATCAACTGTCCGGCGGCATGCAGCAACGGGTGGAGATCGCCCGGGTGCTGGTCAACCGGCCACGGCTGTTGCTGATGGACGAACCCTTCGGCGCACTGGACGCGCTGACCCGGCTGAACATGCAGGAACTGTTGCTGGACATCTGGACGCGGATTCGCACCACCGTGGTGTTCGTCACCCATGACATCGACGAAGCGCTGTTCCTTGCCGACCGCTTGCTGGTGATGAGCGCACGGCCAGGGCGAATCATCGAAGACCTGCGCCTGGATTTCCCCCGGCCACGCACCACCGAACTGGTCACCAGCCACGAGTTCTCGCGCCTCAAGCGCCACTGCCTCGACCTGCTGCGCCACGACAACGACCGACCGCTGCCGCGCCTCAATCCGCTCGGCCTGCCTCCCGAAAATTCCTTGCCGAGATTTGCCCTGTGA
- a CDS encoding phosphoethanolamine transferase: MALGKGLRLPSITPTRLVLLFSLALVALYNLATWKALGTLITLQGAQKLAFFASFGLFLWAAITLLLTLVSFRWTLKPALTLVALLSACAAYFMNEYGITIDTVMIQNVFETNPGEATALFSGKLLAYVLLLGVLPAVLIWRWPVVYRPFFRGLLNKVLVIVACVLVIGASVGAFYSTYAPIFREEDKLTHFINPTNYIYAISKYTKQRLGIKKHFVVQAIGEDAVMSAKAASREKKSLMVFVVGETARADHFSLNGYERETNPELSKLDILNFTQVHSCGTSTAVSVPCMFSMFPREDYSDKKGKTYEGLLDILQRAGVQVLWLDNNSDCKGTCLRVPNRDIAKNQPGPFCDGNNCLDEALLADLQGYIDSLKGNAIIVLHADGSHGPEYYERYPKDMERFKPICHTNQLGSCSRDELVNVYDNTILYTDHFLAKVIELLKRNQDHLDTSMLYVSDHGESLGENGLYLHAAPYALAPEAQTHVPMVMWFGNNTLAQLGIDRGCLQGKSSQPDLSHDNLFHSVLGLFEVRTSLYQPGLDIFHGCRPAMTAGQ, encoded by the coding sequence ATGGCTTTGGGCAAAGGACTGCGTTTACCGTCCATCACTCCAACCCGCCTGGTGCTGCTGTTTTCCCTGGCACTGGTGGCGCTGTACAACCTGGCGACCTGGAAAGCACTGGGAACGCTGATCACCTTGCAAGGCGCACAGAAACTGGCGTTTTTCGCGTCTTTCGGGCTGTTTCTCTGGGCAGCGATCACCCTGCTGCTGACGCTGGTCTCGTTTCGCTGGACGCTGAAACCGGCGTTGACTCTGGTGGCCCTGCTCTCGGCCTGCGCGGCGTACTTCATGAACGAGTACGGGATCACCATCGACACGGTGATGATCCAGAACGTGTTCGAAACCAATCCCGGGGAAGCAACCGCGCTGTTCAGCGGCAAACTGCTGGCTTACGTGCTGTTGCTCGGTGTGTTGCCGGCCGTGTTGATCTGGCGCTGGCCGGTGGTGTATCGGCCGTTCTTTCGGGGCTTGCTGAACAAGGTGCTGGTGATCGTCGCCTGTGTGTTGGTAATCGGCGCTTCGGTGGGCGCGTTCTATTCGACCTACGCGCCGATCTTTCGCGAGGAAGACAAGCTCACCCACTTCATCAACCCGACCAACTACATCTACGCGATCAGCAAATACACCAAGCAACGGCTGGGGATCAAAAAGCATTTTGTGGTGCAGGCCATCGGCGAAGACGCGGTGATGAGCGCCAAGGCGGCCTCCCGCGAGAAGAAATCGCTGATGGTGTTCGTGGTCGGCGAAACCGCTCGGGCCGATCATTTCTCGCTTAACGGTTATGAACGCGAAACCAACCCCGAGCTGAGCAAACTCGACATCCTCAATTTCACCCAAGTGCATTCCTGCGGCACTTCGACGGCGGTGTCGGTGCCGTGCATGTTCTCGATGTTCCCCCGCGAGGACTACAGCGACAAGAAAGGCAAAACCTACGAAGGCCTGCTGGACATCCTGCAACGGGCCGGCGTGCAGGTGCTGTGGCTGGACAACAACAGCGACTGCAAGGGCACCTGCCTGCGGGTGCCGAACCGCGACATCGCGAAGAATCAGCCGGGACCGTTCTGCGACGGCAACAATTGCCTCGACGAAGCGCTGCTGGCCGACCTGCAAGGCTACATCGACAGCCTCAAGGGCAACGCGATCATCGTCCTGCACGCCGACGGCAGCCACGGCCCGGAATACTACGAGCGCTACCCCAAGGACATGGAGCGCTTCAAACCGATCTGCCACACCAATCAGTTAGGCAGTTGCAGCCGTGACGAACTGGTCAACGTCTACGACAACACGATCCTCTACACCGACCATTTCCTGGCCAAGGTGATCGAGCTGCTCAAGCGCAATCAGGACCATCTCGATACGTCGATGCTGTATGTGTCCGACCATGGCGAATCGCTTGGCGAGAACGGCCTGTACCTGCACGCCGCGCCCTATGCGCTGGCGCCGGAAGCGCAGACCCATGTGCCGATGGTGATGTGGTTCGGCAACAACACCCTGGCGCAACTGGGCATCGACCGTGGCTGCCTGCAAGGCAAAAGCAGCCAGCCGGATCTGAGCCATGACAACCTGTTCCATTCGGTGCTCGGGTTGTTCGAAGTCAGGACGTCGCTGTATCAGCCGGGGCTGGATATTTTCCATGGCTGTCGGCCGGCGATGACGGCGGGACAGTGA
- a CDS encoding fumarate reductase/succinate dehydrogenase flavoprotein subunit: protein MTRNTLEQEYDIVVIGGGTAGPMAAIKAKEQNKELRVLLVDKANVKRSGAISMGMDGLNNAIIPGHSTPEQYTKEITIANDGIVNQAAVYAYATHSFETIEQLDRWGVKFEKDETGDYAVKKVHHMGAYVLPMPEGHDIKKVLYRQLKRARVSITNRLVCTRLLTDEEGAVNGVMGFDCRTADFHVIKTKAVILACGAAGRLGLPSSGYLMGTYENPTNAGDGYAMAYHAGAELANLECFQINPLIKDYNGPACAYVTGPLGGYTANNKGERFIECDYWSGQMMWEFHQELESGNGPVFLKLDHLAEETIQNIEEILHSNERPSRGQFHANRGTDYRTQMVEMHISEIGFCSGHSASGVWVNERAETSVKGLYSAGDMAAVPHNYMLGAFTYGWFAGHNAAEFVAGREFSALDAEQIAKEKARVYAPLDREHGLPPAQVEYKLRRFVNDYLQPPKVTKKMEIGLQRFSDIERDLDEMKANNAHELMRAMETSVIRDCAEMAARASLFRAESRWGLYHYRVDHPQRDDREWFCHCHLKKGEDGRMTSFKKAVEPYIIPLDAEEMQAYDRLRVGAFAA, encoded by the coding sequence ATGACCCGCAACACCCTCGAACAGGAATACGACATCGTCGTGATTGGTGGCGGCACCGCCGGCCCCATGGCCGCAATCAAGGCCAAGGAACAGAACAAGGAGCTGCGCGTGTTGTTGGTGGACAAGGCCAACGTCAAGCGCAGCGGCGCGATCAGCATGGGCATGGACGGCCTGAACAACGCGATCATCCCCGGCCACTCGACGCCCGAGCAGTACACCAAGGAGATCACCATCGCCAACGACGGCATCGTCAATCAGGCGGCGGTCTATGCCTACGCCACCCACAGCTTTGAAACCATCGAGCAGCTCGACCGCTGGGGCGTGAAGTTCGAGAAGGACGAAACCGGCGATTACGCAGTGAAGAAAGTCCACCACATGGGCGCCTATGTGCTGCCGATGCCGGAAGGGCACGACATCAAGAAAGTCCTGTATCGCCAGTTGAAGCGCGCGCGGGTGAGCATCACCAACCGCCTGGTCTGCACCCGTTTGCTGACTGACGAGGAGGGCGCCGTCAACGGTGTGATGGGCTTCGATTGCCGCACTGCCGACTTCCATGTGATCAAGACCAAGGCAGTGATCCTCGCGTGTGGCGCTGCCGGGCGCCTCGGTCTGCCGTCCTCGGGTTATCTGATGGGCACCTACGAAAACCCGACCAACGCCGGCGACGGTTACGCCATGGCGTATCACGCCGGGGCCGAACTGGCGAACCTCGAGTGCTTCCAGATCAACCCGTTGATCAAGGATTACAACGGCCCGGCCTGCGCCTACGTCACCGGCCCGCTCGGTGGCTACACCGCCAACAACAAGGGCGAACGCTTCATCGAGTGCGACTACTGGAGCGGGCAGATGATGTGGGAATTCCACCAGGAACTGGAAAGCGGCAACGGCCCGGTGTTCCTCAAGCTCGATCACCTGGCCGAGGAAACCATCCAGAACATCGAGGAAATCCTCCACAGCAACGAGCGCCCGAGTCGCGGCCAGTTTCACGCCAATCGCGGCACGGATTACCGCACGCAGATGGTCGAGATGCACATCTCGGAAATCGGTTTTTGCAGCGGCCACTCGGCGTCCGGCGTGTGGGTCAACGAGCGCGCCGAAACCTCGGTGAAAGGCCTGTACTCGGCCGGTGACATGGCCGCCGTGCCGCACAACTACATGCTTGGCGCGTTCACCTACGGCTGGTTCGCGGGTCACAACGCGGCAGAGTTTGTCGCCGGGCGCGAGTTCTCTGCGCTGGACGCCGAGCAGATCGCGAAGGAAAAGGCCCGGGTCTACGCACCGCTGGATCGCGAACACGGTCTGCCGCCAGCCCAGGTGGAGTACAAGCTGCGGCGCTTCGTCAACGACTACCTGCAACCGCCGAAAGTGACCAAGAAGATGGAAATCGGCCTGCAACGCTTCAGCGACATCGAACGCGATCTCGACGAGATGAAGGCCAACAACGCCCACGAACTGATGCGCGCCATGGAAACCAGCGTGATTCGCGACTGCGCCGAAATGGCTGCCCGCGCTTCGCTGTTCCGCGCCGAAAGTCGCTGGGGCCTGTACCACTACCGCGTCGATCACCCGCAACGGGACGACCGCGAATGGTTCTGCCACTGCCACCTGAAGAAGGGCGAAGACGGACGCATGACCAGTTTCAAGAAAGCCGTCGAGCCTTACATCATCCCGCTCGACGCCGAGGAAATGCAGGCCTACGACCGCCTCCGGGTCGGCGCATTCGCCGCTTGA
- a CDS encoding ABC transporter substrate-binding protein — protein sequence MLRAAIAGLVLASFTLSASAETIRIAIGTQDTTINCAAGGLLIRELGLLDKYLPHDGAYKDAKYDVQWKNFTSGAPLTNEMVAGKLDFGAMADFPGAFNGVAFETAGKHSLFISVLSGSIKGSGNGIVVPSASGVQSLSELKGKTISVPFASTAHGMLLRAVAEQGWDPLKDVNIIAQPPEVAGSALQAGKIDAHADFVPFAELFPSRGFARKIYDGAQANAPTFHGALVDQAYAKKYPEIVVAYLRASIEANQLLAAEPEKYSELIAKVTGVDAEVNYLFHGPLGVQTRDLSWKPEYRQAVGTAIDTLKLLKKADRGLDLNTFIDDQYIRAAFKASNLDYTAQLANYAQTPLKSVDAATGKAISDFSHVAEIWVRGEDKVRRYASAEEAFTALAGLKSEGKNIRAVYAQASDSGIKLLAEQAWFASDAKGRLSAFLLKGQAQQFASAQGGKVLDFTDATTQAVATR from the coding sequence ATGTTGCGTGCAGCAATCGCCGGTCTGGTACTGGCTTCGTTCACCCTGTCGGCCTCGGCCGAAACCATCCGCATTGCCATCGGCACCCAGGACACCACCATCAACTGCGCCGCCGGCGGCCTGTTGATTCGCGAGCTGGGCCTGCTCGACAAATACCTGCCTCACGACGGCGCCTACAAAGACGCCAAGTACGACGTGCAGTGGAAGAACTTCACCAGCGGCGCACCGCTGACCAACGAGATGGTCGCCGGCAAACTCGACTTCGGCGCCATGGCCGATTTCCCCGGTGCGTTCAACGGTGTGGCGTTTGAAACCGCGGGTAAACACAGCCTGTTCATCAGCGTGCTGTCGGGCAGCATCAAGGGCAGCGGCAACGGCATCGTGGTGCCGAGCGCGTCCGGCGTGCAGTCGCTGAGCGAGCTCAAGGGCAAGACCATTTCCGTGCCGTTCGCGTCCACCGCCCACGGCATGCTGCTGCGCGCGGTGGCGGAGCAGGGCTGGGATCCGCTCAAGGACGTGAACATCATCGCCCAGCCGCCGGAGGTTGCAGGTTCCGCGCTGCAGGCCGGCAAGATCGACGCCCACGCCGACTTCGTGCCGTTCGCCGAACTGTTCCCGAGCCGTGGCTTCGCCCGCAAGATCTACGACGGCGCCCAGGCCAATGCGCCGACCTTCCACGGTGCGCTGGTCGATCAGGCCTACGCGAAAAAGTACCCGGAAATCGTCGTCGCCTACCTGCGCGCCAGCATCGAGGCCAATCAACTGTTGGCCGCCGAACCTGAGAAATACAGCGAACTGATCGCCAAGGTCACCGGCGTCGATGCCGAGGTCAACTACCTGTTCCACGGCCCGCTCGGCGTGCAGACCCGCGACCTGAGCTGGAAGCCGGAGTATCGCCAGGCCGTGGGTACGGCCATCGACACGCTGAAGCTGCTGAAGAAGGCCGATCGCGGGCTCGACCTGAACACCTTTATCGACGATCAGTACATCCGCGCGGCGTTCAAGGCCTCGAATCTGGATTACACCGCGCAACTGGCCAACTACGCGCAGACGCCGTTGAAGTCGGTCGATGCGGCGACCGGGAAAGCAATTTCGGATTTCAGTCATGTTGCGGAAATCTGGGTGCGGGGGGAGGACAAGGTCCGGCGTTATGCCTCGGCTGAAGAGGCGTTCACGGCGCTGGCCGGCCTGAAATCGGAAGGCAAGAACATCCGTGCGGTGTATGCCCAGGCGAGTGACAGCGGGATCAAGTTGCTGGCGGAGCAGGCGTGGTTTGCCAGTGATGCGAAGGGGCGGCTCAGCGCGTTTTTGCTCAAGGGGCAGGCGCAGCAATTTGCCTCGGCGCAGGGCGGGAAAGTCCTCGACTTCACGGATGCCACCACCCAAGCGGTTGCCACCCGTTAA